In Elusimicrobiota bacterium, a single genomic region encodes these proteins:
- a CDS encoding zinc-ribbon domain-containing protein, with product MSTQQMFLSVSLLLIICLTCCDLFAIECPKCGYKNDDTLEYCVECGAELRSSQKRVKKKDRYSAGKSTFAAGWFSLVFPGGGHFYLEKTTRGLTFLGIESGIGLLALLIMGTIEDWAFGPISGSLFVTGAGVHIYNVIDAINCASQENTVKNLNFKYGYNQPQMILAYKF from the coding sequence ACTCAACAAATGTTTTTATCCGTTTCTCTGTTGTTGATTATTTGTTTGACTTGTTGTGATTTGTTCGCTATTGAGTGTCCAAAGTGTGGATACAAAAATGATGATACACTTGAATACTGTGTTGAATGCGGTGCGGAGCTGAGATCATCACAAAAAAGAGTAAAAAAGAAAGATCGGTATTCGGCTGGAAAATCAACATTTGCTGCTGGTTGGTTTTCTTTAGTTTTTCCTGGTGGTGGACACTTTTATCTAGAAAAAACAACTAGAGGATTAACTTTCCTTGGCATAGAGAGTGGGATAGGACTTTTAGCGTTACTTATAATGGGAACCATTGAAGATTGGGCCTTTGGACCTATTTCTGGCTCTCTTTTTGTTACTGGCGCTGGCGTGCATATTTATAATGTAATTGATGCGATAAACTGTGCTAGTCAAGAAAATACTGTTAAGAACCTGAATTTTAAGTATGGATATAATCAACCACAGATGATTTTAGCATATAAATTTTAG